CTGGGCGATGGCGCCGACCAGCGCGAAGCGGCCGCCGGGACGCGCCGCGTCGATCGCGGCCTCCAGGTGGTCGCCGCCGACGCTGTCGAGGTAGACGTCGATGCCGTCGGGGGCGGCCTCGCGGAGCTGCCCGGCGATCGGGCCCGCTCGGTGGTCGAGGGCGGCGTCGAAGCCGAGGTCGTCCACCAGGCGGGCGGTCTTGGCCGCGCCGCCCGCCGAGCCGATCACCCGGGCGGCGCCGAGCCTGCGGGCGAGCTGCCCGGCGACGCTGCCGACCGCCCCGGCGGCGGCGGACACGAACACCGTGTCGCCGTCCCGCACGGGGGCCGTGCGGGTCAGGGCGACGTAGGCGCTGAGGCCCGTCGTGCCCAGCGGCCCCAGGTACGCCGTCGGCGGTGCGAGCGCGGTGTCGACGACGGTCGCCGCGGACGCCTCCATGACCGCGTAGTCGCGCCACCCCAGGAAGTGCGAGACGGTCGCGCCGACGGGCACCGAGCCGTCCCCGGAGGCGATCACCTCGCCGATCGCGCCGCCCTCCAGCGGCTCGCCGAGTGCGAACGGGGGGATGTAGGACGGCGCGTCGTCCATCCGGCCCCGCATGTACGGGTCGACCGACATCCAGGTGTTGCGCACCAGGATGCGGCCTTCGCCGGGTGCGGGGACCTCGGTCGTCGCCAGGGTGAAGTGCTCCAGGGCGGGTTCCCCGTCCGGGCGCGCGGCGAGCCGGATCTCCCGGCCCGTCGGGTTCATCGTGGTCCCTTCCGCGACCGCGGTCATGCCGGGCCGCCGAGCGTGGCGTAGTCGGTGTAGCCGCGGTGGTCGCCGCCGTAGAAGGTGTCCTCGTCGGCGTCGTTGTACGGGCCGCCGGCGCGGACCCGGGCGGGCAGGTCGGGGTTGGCCAGCCAGAGCGTCGCCATGGCGACGGCGTCGGCGACCCCCTCGCGCAGCGCCGCCGCCCCGGTCGCCGGGGTCGCGGGGAAGGCGTCGGCGGACGGGTGCGGGCAGAGCACCAGCGCGCCGGGGTACTCGGCGGCGAGCCCGCCGGGCAGGCCGCCCTGCGCCCGGCTGCGCGTCATCGGGCCCATCACGAACCGGTTGGGCAGTTCCAGCTTGCCCAACGTCAGCGGCTCGAAGAACTCGTTCACGGTGTCGTCCCTCCTGTGGATCGGTGACGACGATCAGCCTGCGGGCCGCCGCCGGACGGGCCCAGTGCCCTGTGCTGAGTACTCAGCCGGTGACCAGGCAGGCCGTGACCCCCCTCCGCCTTCGGTACCGTTCGCGCATGGACAGGCAGGACGAACTGGGGCGGTTCCTCAGGTCGCGCCGTGCGCGGCTGCGGCCCGAGGACGTCGGGCTCACCGCGTACGGGGAGCGGCGGCGGGTGCCGGGGCTGCGCCGGGAGGAGCTCGCGCAGCTCGCCGGCGTGAGCGTCACCCACTACACGCGGCTCGAACAGGGCCGCGCCCACCACGTGTCCGCCGAGATCGTCGACGCGATCGCCGGGGCGCTGCGGCTCACCGGCGAGGAGCGCGCCCACCTGCACCGGCTGGCCCGGCCCGCGCGGCGCGACGGCGTCGCCGCGCCGCCGCTCGTCCGTCCGGGGCTGCGGCACCTGCTGGACTCGCTGGTGCTGACGCCCGCCGTGGTGATCGGCCACCACACCGAGATCGTCGCCTGGAACCCGTTGATCAACGAGCTCACGGGCGGCCTGGACGTCCTGCCGCGGGAGCGGCGCACGATGTCGCACTGGCTGTTCTTCGGCGACGCCGCGCGCACCCGCATGGGGCCCACCTGGGAGGCGCACGCCCGCCGCAACGTGGCGTTCCTCCGCACCGCCCTCGGCCGGCACCCGGACGACGAGCGCCTCCGCGGCCACGTCGCGGTGATGCGCGTGCAGAGCGAGGAGTTCGAGCGCCTGTGGCAGGCGCACGAGGTGCACGAATGGGTCAGCGGCGACGTCGGCGAGCTCAGCCTCCGGCACCCGGACGTCGGCACGCTGGAGCTGAGCTACGAACGCGTGCTGCTGCCGAGCGACCCGGGCCTCAGCGGCCTGACCCTGTGGACGGCGCCGCCCGGCTCCCCGTCCCACTCCGCCCTGCGCCGGATCGCCGAACGCCTGTCGGCCCCCGCCCCCTGACGCGCCCGTACGGACAGGACATCGTCAGCGAGCGTCGTCCCCCGGAACCGGTTCGGCCTGGTCGGCGCACCCGGTCGCAGTGGCGGCCCGTAGCCAGTGATCGAGGATCGTGAAGTCGTGGTCGGTGAGACCTCGATCCGGCGGGACGTGGTGGAGGAGGGCCCGGCCGGGGTGGTGAGCGGATGTCCAGTCGCGGTCGGCGTCGGTGATCTCGTCGTCGATCCAGGCGAAGGGGCGCCGGTTCGCCCAGGCCACCAGGGGCCTGGTCTTCCAGCAGAGCCCGAACCACCGGTCGTGGCGTTCGTCCTCGGCGGAGGGGCCGGGCCAGGCCACGACGGGGAGCGGCGGCAGCCCGAGCCGGGGCGCGATCTCGGCGTTGGCCTCGTCTTCCCAGGTCGTCGCCCAGACCAGGTCGCACGGCAGCGCGGCCAGCCGAGGCCCGACCCGCGGGTCGAGCCGCGCCAGCTGCGCGGTCGGCGCGGTCCCCGGCGGCTTGTGCCGCGGGCCGCCGCCGAACGGCAGGAGGGGGCCGTCGACATCGAGGAAGAGCAGCGGCCGGATCGGCGGCGCCGCGCTCGGGGTGCTGACCATGACACGCCTACTCTGCATCGACGCGGGCGAGTTCCGGAAGCGTTCTTCGGCTTCCCGCAGTCCGTCGCCGTCGGCGTCAGTCCGGTGCGACGGCGCGCCGGACGCTCTCGCGGAGCAGGGTGCGGCGTCGCTCATGGACTTCCCGGGGCTCCCGGGCGGTCGCCGCGTAGACGTTGCTGACCGGGGACCAGGCCATGGACATGGCGATGACCAGGGCCATCACGTCGAACGGGTCTCCCGGACGCACGTGGCCGGCGGCCTGGGCGTCGGCGATGGCGCGCAGCTTGCGGTCGTCCACGCGGTCGTGCTCGTCGACGAGGTGGCCCGCCGGGCGGCGCTCCAGACGGGCCCAGGTGGCCAGCCGGATCAGGTCGGGGCGGCGCAGGTACTCGTCGTAGAGGCGGACGGCCCAGTCCGCGAGGTCGGCGGCGTCGATCGGCACGACGTTCATGATCCGCTCCAGCGAGCCGGAGAAGATCGTGTCGAAGAGCTTCTCCTTGTTGCCGAAGTAGGCGTAGAGCTGCGCCTTGTTCGTGCGTGCGGCGGCCACGATCCGTTCGATGCGGGCTCCGGCGATTCCGCGCTCGGCGAACTCCCGGGTGGCCGCGTCGAGGATGCGCTGGTAGGTGGCGGCGCCGCGGGCGGTCAGGGGCGGGTCGGTCATGTCCCCGACGCTACCAAACAGAACAGTTGGTTTGCTTCGCGGGAGGGCCGCGCCTACCGTGAAGCAAACCGAACAGTCTGTTTAAGGAGAAGCGCTGTGCGAACCACTGTCGGCTGGCAGGCGGACGGGACGGCGGGGACGCTGCGGCGCGCGCCGCTGGACCGCCGCGACCTGCGGCCCGACGACCTGGCCGTCCGGGTCGACTACTGCGGCGTCTGCCACACCGACCTTCATGCCCTCGACGGCGACCGGACGTCGCCCCTGGTGCCGGGGCACGAGTTCACCGGCACGGTGACCGAGACCGGGACGGCGGTCACCCGCTTTTCCGCCGGTGACACCGTCGCGGTCGGCAACATCATCGACTCCTGCGGCGACTGCACCATGTGCCGGGCGGGGCAG
The nucleotide sequence above comes from Actinomadura algeriensis. Encoded proteins:
- a CDS encoding NADP-dependent oxidoreductase, whose amino-acid sequence is MNPTGREIRLAARPDGEPALEHFTLATTEVPAPGEGRILVRNTWMSVDPYMRGRMDDAPSYIPPFALGEPLEGGAIGEVIASGDGSVPVGATVSHFLGWRDYAVMEASAATVVDTALAPPTAYLGPLGTTGLSAYVALTRTAPVRDGDTVFVSAAAGAVGSVAGQLARRLGAARVIGSAGGAAKTARLVDDLGFDAALDHRAGPIAGQLREAAPDGIDVYLDSVGGDHLEAAIDAARPGGRFALVGAIAQYNTGPGPGPRNLYTAYYKELTLRGMLINSYFHLFPEWIEQAAGWLADGSLRTEQTVVSGLEQAPAAFLGVLRGANTGKMLVELGER
- a CDS encoding TetR family transcriptional regulator, with the translated sequence MTDPPLTARGAATYQRILDAATREFAERGIAGARIERIVAAARTNKAQLYAYFGNKEKLFDTIFSGSLERIMNVVPIDAADLADWAVRLYDEYLRRPDLIRLATWARLERRPAGHLVDEHDRVDDRKLRAIADAQAAGHVRPGDPFDVMALVIAMSMAWSPVSNVYAATAREPREVHERRRTLLRESVRRAVAPD
- a CDS encoding HAD domain-containing protein codes for the protein MVSTPSAAPPIRPLLFLDVDGPLLPFGGGPRHKPPGTAPTAQLARLDPRVGPRLAALPCDLVWATTWEDEANAEIAPRLGLPPLPVVAWPGPSAEDERHDRWFGLCWKTRPLVAWANRRPFAWIDDEITDADRDWTSAHHPGRALLHHVPPDRGLTDHDFTILDHWLRAATATGCADQAEPVPGDDAR
- a CDS encoding helix-turn-helix transcriptional regulator; the encoded protein is MDRQDELGRFLRSRRARLRPEDVGLTAYGERRRVPGLRREELAQLAGVSVTHYTRLEQGRAHHVSAEIVDAIAGALRLTGEERAHLHRLARPARRDGVAAPPLVRPGLRHLLDSLVLTPAVVIGHHTEIVAWNPLINELTGGLDVLPRERRTMSHWLFFGDAARTRMGPTWEAHARRNVAFLRTALGRHPDDERLRGHVAVMRVQSEEFERLWQAHEVHEWVSGDVGELSLRHPDVGTLELSYERVLLPSDPGLSGLTLWTAPPGSPSHSALRRIAERLSAPAP